In Terriglobales bacterium, the following are encoded in one genomic region:
- a CDS encoding IPT/TIG domain-containing protein, with protein MPFTVLHGYVGGRMEMTPFSYPPDYSQINLSDPEVLDWVHWGLSGASGVDRKSGANLISGLTVIGAEAPTQYASCADHFSWTNGNVNTNVVDACSGLFLQSVGDGFQITVPADTTPKTLKLYVATDHGSGRLQASLSDSSAVPYSDSSMLTGGDAGGTYSIDFESASAGQTLTVVYTLTVAGDITIEAAELTPKHPNVAITQPSTGQSFTAPASFTASVQASQIGSTIGSVSLLQDGNSLLTLNNSPFDFQVSNLAAGNYEFSASAADSSGLAQASSPVALHVVGSGGELAASVAVPPSTVDLTQQGTADWVLYGRQEFGAENPVNLDRKGNVSPLIAAASRINWAFWYQYGDNLVTYTAEDATQSFGPQTTGIYSPNPASGFQFTISAGLTERTANIYVGAWQAQGKLEAYLSDGSAPVYIDTSTDTTDHINHVYTIKYHAASEGQHLIIRYTLLTNHAFGNVTLQAVTVDGAPRQAPSITSVSQAADPRGTLIWIYGAKFGTTSGTVLFNGAPAQVLYWSDTAIEVSVPPGATSGPIVVSTDGASSNGLNFTVTHATPPGPPATIAPSQVSLFVGDTRKFQVLDSSGRPTTASSWTSSDTTIADFGPDPDDPTGTPILTAKASGQVTINADSATATVTVYPQGTSFPAGTVLWSVPSASAGGGSGAFSVQAMPAPSSLADLLIVQPSGLVQALKADGTPVWNASFGFNAAHALPDANGGIIGFTDGSTPMTRIDSSGKPTWSIPPTDYHFWSWNISIHPDGTIFILGTLKQPPDNAQTTTYVIGIDGLTGGEKFRVPVASPNEPAASTITIAPDGDAYLEHILETTSQTQQNTDVTTIIDSTSAASLRIMKIGPDGTYADSEIQNWSSTYHEEDDFSDSGATEVATYSYSPAPLPLFSLKEIIPDNHGNLLASWSYAVPGWTQTCTTINRHSQQQSTTCSGEVPGQDSQAHVGLLIGTTLQNDFTLSGVNEFTGPMVMGEGDTAFATVYGSDNLNRIVAFNAATGAALWSTPATSDELSPILALAGDGIMIGQTSGSSPSTITRYDGGGNSTPDLVAGYSPQYLRAGGLLLTLDTSGLFTAYADAAVNLARSDWDQPGGNGARTAPTEWPQLVRCSDGVTSECAQHSWTVATGGPRDWIFNGLYALERLLGTPCVRNSSDPAEIQACNISDYVFTSQVKDANGNQGYGTALLGFLLASPPQFYDATLSTLIKCGWIESCSGSAEVKDDFLLDPFDASTVIFDSRQRPTIPPMRTFFNPNIIWREFQNVSGPHDADNMAMVFHEALHAYTRLPDFPDILNLAGPSLKKELQCSLDPEKGTYDVTAFLMQFTNTTPPAVVQGCTSFANATRPTVPPQ; from the coding sequence GTGCCGTTCACAGTTCTGCACGGCTATGTTGGCGGGCGGATGGAGATGACGCCGTTCTCTTATCCGCCTGACTATTCGCAGATAAACCTCAGTGATCCGGAAGTCCTCGATTGGGTTCATTGGGGGTTATCGGGCGCAAGTGGCGTCGATCGCAAGAGTGGTGCAAACCTCATTAGCGGTCTTACCGTTATCGGAGCCGAAGCCCCGACGCAGTACGCGAGTTGTGCAGACCATTTCAGTTGGACCAACGGAAACGTAAATACGAATGTCGTGGATGCCTGCTCTGGGTTGTTTTTGCAGTCCGTCGGAGATGGTTTTCAAATTACAGTGCCGGCGGATACTACACCCAAGACTCTGAAGCTGTACGTGGCAACCGACCACGGCAGCGGCCGTCTTCAGGCATCCCTGAGCGATAGCTCCGCAGTGCCTTACAGTGACTCGTCGATGCTTACTGGTGGCGACGCAGGCGGAACCTACAGCATCGACTTTGAGTCAGCTTCCGCAGGGCAGACGCTAACGGTGGTTTACACGCTTACCGTCGCCGGCGATATCACGATCGAGGCCGCAGAGCTAACTCCGAAGCACCCTAATGTGGCCATTACTCAGCCCTCGACCGGTCAAAGTTTTACGGCTCCAGCAAGCTTCACGGCTAGTGTTCAGGCTTCGCAAATCGGCTCGACCATCGGCAGTGTTTCACTGCTCCAAGACGGCAATTCGCTACTCACGCTGAATAATTCTCCGTTCGACTTCCAGGTCAGCAATCTCGCGGCGGGCAACTACGAGTTCTCGGCGAGTGCTGCAGACTCCAGCGGTCTGGCGCAGGCGTCATCACCTGTAGCTTTGCATGTGGTGGGAAGTGGTGGGGAGCTCGCTGCCAGCGTCGCAGTTCCGCCATCTACGGTGGATTTAACCCAGCAAGGGACCGCGGATTGGGTGCTGTACGGCAGACAAGAATTCGGGGCAGAGAATCCAGTCAATCTGGACCGAAAGGGAAACGTTTCTCCCCTGATCGCGGCGGCTTCACGCATTAATTGGGCATTTTGGTATCAGTACGGAGATAATCTCGTCACCTACACGGCCGAGGATGCAACGCAATCATTTGGTCCACAAACTACCGGAATCTATTCTCCAAACCCGGCCTCTGGGTTTCAGTTCACCATCAGCGCAGGCCTAACCGAGCGCACGGCAAACATCTATGTCGGCGCCTGGCAGGCCCAAGGAAAACTTGAAGCTTACTTGAGTGATGGGAGCGCTCCCGTTTACATTGACACCTCAACGGATACTACCGATCACATCAACCACGTATATACGATCAAGTACCACGCTGCCTCGGAAGGCCAGCACCTGATCATTCGCTACACGCTGCTAACCAATCACGCATTTGGGAATGTCACCCTGCAGGCGGTCACCGTAGATGGTGCTCCTCGACAGGCTCCGTCGATAACGAGTGTGTCTCAAGCGGCTGATCCGAGGGGTACCCTGATTTGGATCTACGGCGCCAAGTTCGGAACCACTTCCGGAACCGTCCTGTTCAATGGGGCGCCTGCTCAGGTGCTCTACTGGAGCGACACAGCCATTGAAGTGTCAGTCCCGCCCGGTGCCACATCGGGTCCGATTGTCGTCAGCACAGACGGCGCTTCCAGTAACGGGCTGAACTTCACGGTGACCCACGCCACGCCGCCTGGACCACCGGCAACGATAGCGCCGTCGCAGGTGAGTTTGTTTGTTGGGGACACACGGAAGTTTCAAGTTCTGGACAGTTCCGGTCGACCGACGACAGCGTCATCATGGACCAGCAGCGATACCACCATCGCCGATTTTGGTCCCGACCCAGACGATCCGACAGGAACGCCTATCCTCACCGCTAAAGCCTCAGGCCAGGTGACCATCAATGCTGATTCAGCCACTGCTACGGTCACGGTGTATCCACAGGGGACGAGCTTTCCTGCGGGAACAGTCTTGTGGTCGGTGCCCAGCGCGTCCGCAGGTGGAGGGAGCGGCGCTTTTAGCGTGCAGGCGATGCCGGCGCCTTCAAGTCTGGCCGACCTGCTCATCGTGCAGCCGTCGGGATTGGTGCAGGCTCTAAAAGCGGATGGCACGCCGGTGTGGAATGCAAGTTTCGGCTTTAATGCTGCCCACGCTTTGCCCGATGCAAACGGCGGAATTATCGGGTTCACTGACGGCTCAACGCCTATGACCCGCATCGACAGCTCGGGCAAGCCCACCTGGAGCATTCCCCCAACTGACTATCACTTTTGGTCATGGAACATTTCGATTCATCCAGACGGGACAATTTTCATCCTCGGGACGCTTAAGCAGCCGCCGGATAATGCGCAGACGACTACGTACGTAATAGGAATCGATGGCCTAACCGGAGGCGAGAAGTTTCGCGTTCCGGTGGCCAGCCCAAATGAGCCCGCGGCGAGCACTATCACGATTGCTCCAGACGGCGATGCCTACTTGGAACACATACTCGAGACGACGTCGCAAACGCAACAGAACACTGATGTCACTACAATTATTGATTCGACTTCGGCTGCCTCACTGCGGATCATGAAAATCGGACCAGACGGTACTTACGCCGACAGCGAGATCCAAAATTGGTCGAGCACCTATCATGAGGAAGACGATTTCTCCGACAGTGGAGCCACTGAGGTAGCAACGTATTCCTATAGTCCCGCACCGTTACCTCTGTTTTCCTTGAAGGAAATTATTCCCGATAATCACGGCAATCTGCTGGCATCTTGGAGCTACGCGGTTCCGGGCTGGACGCAAACTTGCACCACTATCAACCGGCATAGCCAACAACAGAGCACAACCTGCAGCGGCGAGGTGCCGGGACAGGATAGCCAAGCACACGTGGGTTTGTTGATCGGCACAACTCTGCAGAACGATTTCACCCTCAGTGGTGTCAATGAGTTCACAGGGCCTATGGTGATGGGAGAAGGCGATACCGCATTCGCAACGGTGTACGGATCAGACAATCTCAACCGAATTGTTGCATTCAATGCTGCAACTGGGGCCGCGCTGTGGAGCACGCCTGCAACGTCCGATGAACTCAGTCCAATATTAGCGCTCGCGGGGGATGGCATCATGATCGGTCAGACAAGCGGAAGCTCACCATCGACCATCACCCGTTATGATGGAGGCGGGAACTCTACGCCAGACCTCGTAGCAGGGTATAGCCCTCAATATCTCAGGGCAGGAGGCTTACTACTCACACTCGACACTTCGGGCCTGTTCACTGCATATGCCGATGCAGCAGTTAACTTGGCTAGATCGGATTGGGACCAGCCCGGGGGGAACGGCGCGAGAACAGCGCCAACCGAATGGCCGCAACTCGTGAGATGCAGTGACGGCGTAACTAGCGAATGCGCACAGCACAGTTGGACAGTCGCTACGGGCGGGCCCAGGGATTGGATCTTCAATGGGTTGTATGCCCTCGAGCGACTACTTGGAACGCCTTGCGTGAGAAACTCATCCGATCCGGCAGAAATACAAGCTTGCAATATCTCTGACTATGTTTTTACGTCACAAGTAAAAGATGCCAATGGGAATCAGGGATATGGCACTGCGTTGCTAGGCTTTCTTTTAGCAAGTCCACCACAATTCTATGACGCTACGCTTTCAACCCTAATAAAGTGCGGATGGATTGAGTCCTGTTCCGGATCTGCGGAGGTCAAAGACGATTTTCTTCTCGATCCCTTTGACGCGTCTACCGTCATCTTTGACTCGCGGCAAAGGCCCACTATTCCGCCTATGAGAACATTCTTCAACCCCAACATCATCTGGAGAGAATTCCAGAATGTCTCTGGGCCTCATGATGCCGACAATATGGCGATGGTCTTTCACGAAGCGTTGCACGCATACACTCGATTACCCGATTTTCCGGACATTCTTAATTTAGCGGGACCTAGCCTCAAAAAAGAGCTTCAGTGTTCACTTGATCCGGAGAAAGGGACCTATGACGTTACGGCATTTTTGATGCAGTTTACAAACACAACTCCGCCAGCTGTAGTCCAGGGTTGTACGTCATTCGCCAATGCAACTCGGCCTACCGTACCTCCACAATGA
- a CDS encoding Ig-like domain-containing protein, producing MNVRRPELFVIALFAALTACSGKSSSSSGGGGGSSATLVSISLSPSSPSIQTGGTQPFTATGAFSDNTTQNLTSTATWSSSSPSIATISSAGIATGVAVGTTTIKAVSGAISGTTTLTVSATAPPPPTTADVLTYHNDVARTGQNLKETLLAPTNVNASNFGKLFAISVDGKVDAQPLYVSNVAISGATHNVLLVASEHDSVYAFDADTGAKLWQVSMLKTGETTSEPRLGCGQVSPEIGVTATPVIDRNAGPNGTVYVVAMSKNSAPTYFQRLHALNLATGAEEFGGPQDVHATFPGTGANSSGGSVLFDPGAYKERPGLLLLNGVVYTSWSSHCDVDPYTGWMIGYDQNTLSQTTVINIVPNGSEASFWNSGAAPAADAAGNIYQLAANGTFDSTLNANGFPAQGDFGNAFIKFSTVNNKLAVADYFALFNTASESSADTDLGSGGAMLLPDLTDGSGVVKHLAVGAGKDENIYVVDRDNMGKFNPSTNNIYQQLTSAIGAEFGAPAFFNNTVFFGGVNDRLKAFSVTNAKLSANPTSQTGNTFPYPGTTPSISANGNANGIVWAAENGSTAVLHAYDASNLGTELYNSNQAANGRDHFGTGNKFIVPTVANGKVYVGTTTGVGVFGLLH from the coding sequence GTGAATGTCAGACGGCCTGAGTTGTTTGTCATCGCGTTGTTCGCTGCGCTTACTGCGTGTAGCGGCAAGTCCTCTTCTTCGTCCGGTGGAGGAGGTGGTTCGTCTGCGACTTTGGTTTCGATCTCGCTGAGCCCGAGCTCGCCTTCCATTCAGACCGGCGGGACGCAACCATTCACGGCTACCGGAGCATTCAGCGACAACACGACGCAGAATCTTACGAGCACGGCTACGTGGTCGTCGTCGAGCCCAAGTATTGCGACGATCAGTTCTGCCGGAATAGCCACCGGAGTAGCCGTTGGCACTACCACGATCAAAGCAGTGTCGGGGGCGATCAGCGGCACGACCACTCTCACCGTCAGCGCGACTGCACCTCCGCCGCCTACGACGGCAGACGTGCTGACCTATCACAACGATGTCGCGCGCACTGGTCAAAATCTGAAGGAGACTCTTCTCGCGCCCACAAACGTGAATGCGTCCAATTTCGGAAAACTGTTCGCGATCTCGGTAGACGGAAAAGTCGACGCGCAGCCGCTCTATGTGTCGAACGTAGCGATTTCCGGAGCCACACACAATGTGCTGCTGGTCGCCAGCGAGCACGACAGTGTGTACGCGTTCGATGCCGATACGGGCGCCAAACTCTGGCAAGTCTCGATGCTCAAGACGGGAGAAACCACGTCGGAGCCGCGCCTTGGCTGCGGTCAGGTCTCGCCTGAGATCGGAGTCACGGCTACGCCTGTCATCGATCGCAACGCCGGTCCGAACGGTACTGTGTATGTAGTCGCAATGAGCAAGAATTCTGCGCCAACGTACTTTCAACGGCTGCACGCGCTGAATCTTGCAACCGGCGCGGAAGAGTTTGGTGGGCCCCAGGATGTGCATGCGACCTTTCCCGGAACGGGAGCGAACAGCAGTGGAGGCTCGGTTTTGTTCGATCCGGGAGCGTACAAAGAGCGTCCTGGACTGCTTTTGCTGAATGGCGTCGTGTACACAAGCTGGTCGTCGCATTGCGACGTGGATCCGTACACCGGCTGGATGATCGGCTACGATCAAAACACGCTGTCGCAGACGACGGTCATCAACATCGTTCCCAATGGCAGCGAGGCCTCATTCTGGAACAGCGGAGCCGCTCCGGCAGCCGACGCCGCCGGCAACATCTATCAGCTCGCCGCAAACGGAACCTTCGACAGCACGCTCAACGCAAACGGCTTCCCAGCCCAAGGTGATTTCGGGAATGCGTTCATCAAGTTCTCGACCGTTAACAACAAACTGGCTGTGGCGGATTATTTCGCGCTATTCAACACCGCGAGTGAATCCAGCGCCGATACCGATCTGGGATCGGGTGGCGCCATGCTGCTTCCCGATCTGACCGATGGCTCCGGCGTTGTGAAACATCTCGCGGTGGGCGCCGGCAAGGACGAAAACATTTACGTCGTCGATCGCGACAACATGGGCAAATTCAATCCCTCGACCAACAACATCTACCAGCAACTGACCAGCGCAATCGGCGCGGAATTCGGCGCACCCGCATTTTTCAATAACACGGTCTTCTTCGGCGGAGTGAACGACAGGCTAAAAGCGTTCTCGGTCACGAATGCGAAACTCAGCGCGAATCCGACTTCCCAAACCGGCAACACCTTTCCCTATCCGGGAACCACGCCTTCGATTTCTGCAAATGGAAATGCGAACGGCATCGTCTGGGCAGCCGAAAACGGCAGCACAGCCGTGCTCCACGCCTACGATGCGTCAAACCTCGGCACGGAACTCTACAACAGCAACCAGGCCGCAAATGGCCGCGATCACTTTGGCACGGGCAACAAATTCATCGTGCCTACCGTAGCAAACGGCAAAGTGTACGTGGGGACGACCACTGGAGTCGGAGTATTCGGGCTTCTGCATTGA
- a CDS encoding carbohydrate kinase yields the protein MTSEQDYEGNLLNGHLIVGIGEALWDMLPSGKHLGGAPLNFAYIASLLGNRAVIATRVGEDALGRKIRSELNARNVDTSAIQTDAKLPTGTVDVQFHNGQPDYDIRKPVAWDALEWSSDWQRLARRCDAVCFGTLAQRSAESRSTILRFLEHTPASCLRVFDINLRKPFYSRTVIEAALRFTTVLKMNDLELPQLAEMFGIPGQSATELMPAMRRKLGVKLLLVTRGERGAAATDGSRVVEHPGFAVKVRDTIGAGDAFSAAVTHCLIRGVDLEQTLAFADRWASWVASQAGGMPVLKEEERKAMSSA from the coding sequence ATGACTTCCGAACAGGATTACGAAGGCAATCTGCTAAACGGCCATCTAATCGTCGGAATTGGCGAGGCTCTGTGGGACATGCTCCCTTCAGGAAAGCATCTGGGTGGGGCTCCTTTGAATTTCGCTTACATTGCTTCCCTGCTCGGCAATCGCGCGGTGATCGCTACCCGCGTGGGCGAAGATGCTTTAGGTCGTAAGATTCGCAGTGAATTAAATGCGCGCAACGTGGATACGAGCGCGATCCAGACTGACGCGAAACTTCCTACGGGCACGGTCGATGTTCAGTTCCATAATGGGCAGCCGGACTACGACATTCGAAAGCCTGTCGCATGGGATGCGCTGGAGTGGTCATCCGACTGGCAGCGGCTGGCGCGGCGATGCGATGCCGTCTGCTTTGGCACGCTGGCGCAGCGCTCGGCAGAATCTCGTTCCACCATTCTGCGGTTCCTCGAACATACGCCGGCGTCGTGCCTGAGAGTTTTTGACATCAATCTGCGCAAGCCCTTTTACTCGCGAACCGTGATCGAAGCTGCTCTGCGCTTTACGACGGTGCTGAAGATGAACGATCTCGAGCTGCCGCAGCTCGCGGAGATGTTTGGAATTCCCGGCCAGTCAGCAACAGAGTTGATGCCGGCAATGCGGCGGAAACTTGGGGTGAAGCTTCTTTTGGTTACGCGTGGCGAGCGTGGCGCTGCGGCGACCGATGGCTCGCGCGTCGTCGAGCATCCTGGATTTGCTGTGAAGGTCCGCGATACGATCGGCGCCGGCGACGCCTTTAGCGCCGCCGTGACTCACTGCCTCATCCGAGGCGTGGACCTGGAACAGACACTCGCTTTTGCCGATCGATGGGCATCGTGGGTGGCATCCCAGGCCGGCGGGATGCCGGTACTTAAAGAAGAGGAGAGAAAAGCAATGAGTTCGGCTTAG
- a CDS encoding diacylglycerol kinase family protein: MIAHAILGPGARDSDLRLLRSTGLTIHASRAFTSIDDVSLFIVLGGDGTIHRFLPELARSSKPVLVVPCGSGNDLARALGIRSAAAATTLARDFVNGNAAIRQIDIGIITDSAGKETPFCCTAGIGLDAAAGEFANRMPRWLRARGGYLIAAMNGILMNPKLELTLTAGDVGLAERIEQAACLFTIANTPSFGGGLRIAPDASLDDSQFDCILAEAMTKTRLARASLSLLRGTHLGLPEVHFMRMTSVRIKSSPPANIYADGEFVCETSCEVRIAAGALRVLSLGTGSSK, from the coding sequence ATGATCGCGCACGCAATTCTCGGTCCGGGTGCCCGCGATAGCGATCTTCGACTTCTGCGTTCTACTGGACTCACTATTCATGCTTCCAGAGCTTTCACGAGCATCGATGATGTGAGTCTCTTTATCGTTCTGGGCGGCGATGGAACCATCCATCGCTTTCTTCCCGAATTGGCGCGCTCGTCGAAGCCGGTACTCGTCGTGCCCTGTGGAAGCGGCAACGATCTGGCGCGCGCTCTTGGAATTCGTTCCGCTGCTGCCGCGACAACTCTCGCGCGCGATTTCGTCAACGGGAATGCCGCAATCAGGCAGATCGACATCGGCATCATCACGGATTCCGCCGGCAAGGAAACGCCATTCTGCTGCACCGCCGGGATCGGCCTTGACGCCGCTGCAGGCGAGTTTGCGAATCGTATGCCGCGATGGCTGCGCGCCCGTGGCGGATATCTGATTGCCGCGATGAATGGGATACTCATGAATCCCAAATTGGAACTGACCCTTACCGCCGGTGACGTCGGCCTGGCTGAGAGGATCGAGCAAGCTGCATGCCTCTTTACCATCGCCAATACTCCCTCGTTCGGCGGAGGTCTACGGATCGCCCCAGATGCGAGCCTCGACGATAGCCAATTCGATTGCATTCTCGCCGAAGCCATGACGAAGACGAGACTGGCGCGCGCATCGCTTTCCTTGCTTCGTGGAACTCATCTTGGCCTGCCGGAAGTTCACTTTATGCGTATGACGAGCGTGCGCATTAAGAGCAGCCCCCCAGCGAACATCTATGCGGATGGAGAGTTCGTCTGCGAGACCTCATGCGAGGTGCGCATCGCAGCTGGAGCGCTCCGCGTTCTGTCACTCGGAACCGGTAGTTCCAAATAG